A genomic window from Fibrobacterota bacterium includes:
- a CDS encoding aminodeoxychorismate/anthranilate synthase component II — protein MILVLDNYDSFTFNLVQYLGELLAGKDSIEVVRNDAHSVEQILSMAPSHIVVSPGPCSPSDAGISVDLITRCPASIPLLGVCLGHQSIGQAMGGIVERAPVPMHGKVSEINHDQSLLFAGLPDPFEATRYHSLIVRRDKLPETLRVTAWTSDGLIMGLEHVSRPMYGVQFHPESIRTSHGKQILTNFLSAKGVAK, from the coding sequence ATGATTCTGGTCCTCGACAACTACGACAGCTTCACGTTCAACCTGGTCCAGTACCTGGGCGAACTTCTGGCCGGCAAGGACAGCATCGAGGTGGTGCGAAACGACGCCCACAGCGTGGAGCAGATTTTGTCCATGGCTCCTTCCCACATCGTGGTGAGCCCGGGACCTTGCAGCCCGTCCGACGCCGGGATCTCGGTGGATCTGATCACGCGCTGCCCCGCTTCCATCCCGCTTCTGGGCGTCTGCCTGGGTCACCAGTCGATCGGGCAGGCCATGGGCGGCATCGTGGAACGCGCGCCGGTTCCGATGCATGGGAAGGTTTCCGAAATCAACCACGACCAATCGCTTCTGTTCGCTGGACTTCCCGATCCCTTCGAGGCCACGCGCTACCATTCCTTGATCGTGCGCCGCGACAAGCTTCCGGAAACGCTGCGGGTCACCGCTTGGACCTCCGACGGTCTGATCATGGGCCTGGAACACGTCTCACGCCCCATGTACGGCGTACAGTTCCATCCGGAGAGCATCCGCACTTCGCACGGAAAACAGATTTTGACCAATTTCCTCTCCGCCAAGGGAGTCGCCAAGTGA
- the trpD gene encoding anthranilate phosphoribosyltransferase: MTIQEALNLVIENRDLTEAQAMEIAGVIMRGEATQAQIGGFLVALRMKGETVEEIAGFVQAMRANAVRCPVTIPVVDVVGTGGDHSGTFNISTTTAFVVAGAGGAVAKHGNRGISSRSGAADVLSHLGVSLELSPEQVARCVEHVGVGFLFAQSFHPAMRHVGPARREMAVRTIFNLLGPMTNPAGTKRLVIGVFAKRWCRPLAEALAKLGTEKAWVVHGSDGLDEITTTGPTWVAEWDGTTVREFEIEPAMVGLARSTDSDLKGGDPAENAAILRNILEGAKGPKRDIVVLNAAAALLVMGLAPDLAQGARMAETSIDSGAALTRLDKLVALSKEMRS; the protein is encoded by the coding sequence GTGACCATCCAGGAAGCTCTGAATCTGGTCATCGAAAACCGCGACCTCACGGAAGCCCAGGCGATGGAGATCGCCGGGGTGATCATGCGCGGCGAGGCCACCCAGGCCCAGATCGGCGGATTTCTGGTGGCGTTGCGCATGAAGGGCGAAACGGTGGAGGAAATCGCCGGGTTCGTCCAGGCCATGCGCGCCAACGCGGTCCGATGCCCCGTGACCATTCCTGTCGTGGATGTGGTGGGAACCGGCGGCGACCACTCCGGCACCTTCAACATCTCCACCACCACCGCCTTCGTGGTGGCGGGTGCGGGAGGCGCGGTGGCCAAGCACGGCAACCGCGGCATCTCCAGCCGATCGGGCGCGGCGGATGTGCTCTCGCATCTGGGGGTTTCGCTGGAGCTTTCGCCCGAACAGGTCGCTCGCTGCGTGGAACACGTCGGAGTGGGATTTTTGTTCGCCCAATCGTTCCATCCGGCCATGCGCCATGTGGGACCGGCCCGGCGCGAAATGGCCGTGCGCACCATCTTCAATCTGCTGGGCCCCATGACCAACCCCGCCGGCACCAAACGACTGGTGATCGGCGTGTTCGCCAAGCGCTGGTGCAGACCCCTGGCCGAGGCACTGGCCAAGCTGGGCACGGAAAAAGCCTGGGTGGTCCACGGATCCGACGGCCTGGACGAGATCACCACCACCGGACCCACGTGGGTGGCCGAATGGGACGGGACCACCGTGCGCGAATTCGAGATCGAACCCGCCATGGTCGGCTTGGCACGCTCGACAGATTCCGACCTCAAGGGAGGCGATCCCGCCGAGAACGCGGCGATCCTGCGCAACATCCTGGAAGGCGCCAAGGGCCCCAAGCGCGACATCGTGGTGCTCAACGCCGCCGCCGCTTTGCTGGTGATGGGGCTTGCTCCCGACCTGGCGCAAGGGGCTCGCATGGCGGAAACCTCCATCGATTCCGGCGCCGCCTTGACCCGGTTGGACAAACTCGTCGCTCTCAGCAAGGAAATGCGTTCATGA
- the trpC gene encoding indole-3-glycerol phosphate synthase TrpC: MSILQRIAASKLAQIQKRRQTLPEDELEKMALLSPLSGHALRENLKRASGAPINVLAECKKASPSKGVMIEDYDPLKLARKYLAGGAAGISVLTETEFFLGDDAHLRSVTGSIPLPILRKDFTLERYQILEARCLGASAILLIAALLPDAKLKELAADAAYMGLDVIIEIHSWTELEPALAANPPILGINNRNLDTFEVSLDTTFDLLADIPKGTVVISESGISHREQCQKLEEAGVDAILIGEGVGTTADPAAKIRELRGLA, from the coding sequence ATGAGCATCCTCCAGCGCATCGCGGCCTCCAAGCTCGCCCAGATCCAGAAACGGCGCCAGACCCTTCCCGAAGACGAATTGGAGAAGATGGCGCTTCTGAGCCCGCTCTCCGGACACGCCCTTCGCGAGAACCTCAAACGCGCCAGCGGCGCCCCCATCAACGTCCTGGCAGAATGCAAGAAGGCTTCGCCCTCCAAGGGCGTGATGATCGAGGACTACGACCCGCTGAAGCTTGCCCGCAAGTATCTGGCCGGTGGAGCAGCAGGTATTTCCGTCCTCACGGAAACCGAGTTCTTCCTGGGTGACGACGCGCATCTGCGGTCGGTCACCGGCTCCATCCCCTTGCCGATCCTCCGCAAGGACTTCACCTTGGAGCGCTACCAGATCTTGGAAGCGCGCTGTTTGGGAGCTTCCGCGATTTTGCTGATCGCCGCGCTGCTTCCCGACGCCAAGCTCAAGGAATTGGCTGCAGATGCAGCCTACATGGGCTTGGACGTGATCATCGAGATCCATTCCTGGACGGAGCTGGAGCCCGCGCTGGCGGCCAATCCGCCCATCTTGGGAATCAACAACCGAAACCTCGACACCTTCGAGGTTTCCCTGGACACCACCTTCGATCTCTTGGCGGACATCCCCAAAGGGACGGTGGTCATTTCAGAGAGCGGCATCAGCCATCGCGAGCAATGTCAGAAATTGGAAGAGGCCGGTGTGGACGCCATCCTGATCGGTGAAGGTGTGGGCACCACCGCCGATCCCGCCGCGAAGATCCGGGAGCTTCGGGGACTGGCCTGA